Part of the Acidobacteriota bacterium genome, TTCGCAATTCAGATCGGCAAGGGGCAAGGCTGGGGCGACGACTTGGAGGAGATCAAAGAAAAGCTCCTCTCGGGCTGGATGTCCAATCCCTGCGGCCGCATCGGAAGACCCCAGGACGTGGCCGACGCCTGCCTTTTTCTGGCCAGCCAGAGGTCAGCCTACATCAACGGCGTCAATCTTCCCGTCACGGGAGGGCTGGCGGCCAGGGCGATATAATCTCTGGCTGGAGACTTGATATGGCCTACTCGATCGGACAGCTCGCCAAGAGCACCGGCTTAAGCCGGCACACCTTGCGCTATTACGAGAGAGCGGGACTCATGACGGCGGTCTCCCGCGATGGCGGGGGCCGCCGTTGCTATGACGACCGCCACGTCCGCTGGGTACGCTTTTTGATGCGGTTTCGGGAGGCGGGCATGCCTATTTCGGAGATCCGCCGCTATGTGGACTTGCTGCGCCAGGGGGAAGAAACCCTGCCCCGGCGGATCGAGATCCTGGCCTCTCACCGGCAAGCTCTTCAAGCCAAGATTCAGCGTCTGCAGGAGCATCTGGAGGCGATTGAGGCCAAGCTGGAGCTTTATGGTGAGGGAGACGATTGTTTGGAGAGAGCGCTGGACTAGAAAGA contains:
- a CDS encoding MerR family transcriptional regulator, translating into MAYSIGQLAKSTGLSRHTLRYYERAGLMTAVSRDGGGRRCYDDRHVRWVRFLMRFREAGMPISEIRRYVDLLRQGEETLPRRIEILASHRQALQAKIQRLQEHLEAIEAKLELYGEGDDCLERALD